The Hydrogenophaga crocea genome contains a region encoding:
- a CDS encoding metal ABC transporter solute-binding protein, Zn/Mn family has translation MNLHRRSLALAALAALPLAAVRAQPAAPANPAAGAATRVLVAHPVVAALTQTLVQGSGIALLRPVPESLPANRQLAFFTGRGAAGLAQAASQADAVVALRSIWPDDPLFPLARRQNIRLIEIDAARPLDALLPGIALHEGAASATALPWLDPVNLGRMADVIAADLSRLVPDARPRLQANAAALRQQVLAVAAQSEARLAAAANLTVFSLSDRLAYLVSGFNLDLAGSDVREDDAWTPDAVAALVPRLRAASVAAVLHHREPPAPLQAALQAAGVRTIVLHTEGRDPLAELKENGQRLAVLAPR, from the coding sequence ATGAACCTGCACCGACGTTCTCTTGCGCTGGCTGCGCTCGCCGCGCTGCCTCTGGCCGCTGTGCGTGCGCAGCCCGCCGCGCCCGCCAACCCGGCCGCAGGCGCCGCCACGCGTGTGCTCGTGGCGCACCCCGTGGTGGCCGCGCTCACGCAGACCCTGGTGCAGGGCAGCGGCATCGCGCTGCTGCGGCCTGTGCCCGAAAGCCTGCCGGCCAACCGGCAGCTCGCCTTCTTCACGGGTCGCGGCGCGGCGGGCCTGGCCCAGGCCGCGAGCCAGGCCGATGCCGTGGTGGCGCTGCGCTCGATCTGGCCCGACGACCCGCTGTTTCCGCTGGCACGGCGGCAGAACATCCGCCTGATTGAGATCGACGCGGCACGCCCGCTCGACGCTTTGCTGCCGGGCATTGCGCTGCACGAGGGCGCGGCCTCGGCCACGGCCTTGCCCTGGCTCGACCCGGTGAACCTGGGTCGCATGGCCGACGTGATCGCGGCCGACCTGTCGCGCCTGGTGCCCGATGCCCGGCCGCGCCTGCAGGCCAACGCGGCCGCGCTGCGCCAGCAGGTGCTCGCGGTCGCGGCGCAGAGCGAGGCGCGCCTGGCCGCGGCGGCCAACCTCACGGTGTTCAGCCTGTCGGACCGGCTGGCCTACCTGGTGAGCGGCTTCAACCTCGACCTGGCGGGCAGCGACGTGCGAGAAGACGATGCCTGGACGCCCGATGCGGTGGCCGCGCTCGTGCCGCGCCTGCGCGCGGCCTCGGTGGCCGCGGTGCTGCACCACCGCGAGCCGCCCGCACCGCTGCAGGCCGCGCTGCAGGCGGCCGGGGTGCGCACCATCGTGCTGCATACCGAGGGGCGCGACCCGCTGGCGGAGCTGAAGGAAAACGGCCAGCGGCTCGCGGTGCTCGCGCCGCGCTGA
- a CDS encoding response regulator, with product MSERVLIVEDETKIAGVLSDYLAQSGYTVHHLTRGDEVEAWLAAHPVDLVLLDLMLPGKSGLDICRALRSGAPGLPSPAIIMVTARVEEIDRLLGLELGADDYICKPFSPREVVARVKAVLRRGGHAAGAAPAQAPGRGLHFDDAAWRASLDGQALDLTVVEYQLLKVLGSRPGRIFSREQLMDAMYRDERVVSDRTVDSHIKKLRRKLEERAPGQELIHSVYGLGYKYEPPA from the coding sequence ATGAGCGAACGCGTCCTGATCGTCGAAGACGAAACCAAGATCGCGGGTGTGCTGAGCGACTACCTCGCGCAATCGGGCTACACGGTGCACCACCTCACGCGCGGCGACGAGGTGGAGGCCTGGCTCGCCGCGCACCCGGTGGACCTGGTGCTGCTCGACCTCATGCTGCCCGGCAAGAGCGGGCTCGACATCTGCCGCGCGCTGCGCTCGGGCGCGCCCGGCCTGCCCTCGCCCGCGATCATCATGGTGACGGCGCGCGTGGAGGAGATCGACCGCCTGCTGGGCCTGGAGCTCGGCGCCGACGACTACATCTGCAAGCCCTTCAGCCCGCGCGAGGTGGTGGCGCGCGTGAAGGCGGTGCTGCGCCGTGGCGGCCATGCGGCGGGCGCTGCGCCTGCGCAGGCACCGGGGCGCGGCCTGCACTTCGACGATGCGGCCTGGCGCGCGAGCCTGGACGGGCAGGCGCTGGACCTCACGGTGGTGGAGTACCAGCTGCTCAAGGTGCTGGGCTCGCGGCCAGGCCGCATCTTCTCGCGCGAGCAGCTCATGGACGCGATGTACCGCGACGAGCGCGTGGTGTCCGACCGCACGGTGGACAGCCACATCAAGAAGCTGCGGCGCAAGCTCGAAGAGCGCGCGCCGGGGCAGGAACTGATCCACTCCGTGTACGGGCTGGGCTACAAGTACGAGCCGCCCGCGTGA
- a CDS encoding metal ABC transporter permease, producing MTAALDALRQAIQHLAEHGHLPASLAYGFVVNAVLAGLVIGPVLGGLGTLVVVKRLAFFSEAVGHAALTGVAIGILLGEPYTGPYGSLFAYCTLFGLLLNYLRNRTGLSPDTLIGVFLAVSLSLGASLLLVLSGRVNIHILENVLFGSVLTVDSHDLVVLIGVAALVAGLTVPLYNRFMLASFNPQLASVRGVRVKLLDYLFVVLVTLVTVASVKVIGAILVGALLIIPAAAARLLSLSLRGFFWLSVLIATLSTQVGILLPIGLELPVPSGAAIILTAGALFALAALVRGFTPALKGHAG from the coding sequence ATGACCGCCGCGCTCGACGCCCTGCGCCAGGCCATTCAACACCTGGCCGAACACGGCCATCTGCCCGCGTCGCTGGCCTATGGCTTCGTGGTCAATGCGGTGCTCGCGGGCCTGGTGATCGGACCCGTGCTCGGCGGCCTGGGCACGCTGGTGGTGGTCAAGCGCCTGGCCTTCTTCTCCGAGGCCGTGGGCCATGCCGCGCTCACGGGCGTGGCGATCGGCATCCTGCTCGGCGAGCCCTACACCGGTCCTTATGGCAGCCTGTTCGCCTACTGCACGCTGTTCGGGCTGCTGCTCAACTACCTGCGCAACCGCACCGGCCTGTCGCCCGACACGCTGATCGGCGTGTTCCTGGCGGTCTCGCTCTCGCTGGGTGCGAGCCTGCTGCTGGTGCTCTCGGGCCGCGTGAACATCCACATCCTCGAGAACGTGCTGTTCGGCTCGGTGCTCACGGTCGACAGCCACGACCTCGTGGTGCTGATCGGTGTGGCCGCGCTGGTGGCGGGCCTCACGGTGCCGCTCTACAACCGCTTCATGCTGGCCAGCTTCAACCCGCAACTGGCCAGCGTGCGCGGTGTGCGCGTGAAGCTGCTCGACTACCTCTTCGTGGTGCTGGTGACGCTCGTGACCGTGGCCTCGGTGAAGGTGATCGGCGCCATCCTGGTGGGTGCGTTGCTGATCATCCCGGCCGCGGCGGCGCGGCTGCTGAGCCTGTCGCTGCGCGGCTTCTTCTGGCTGAGCGTGCTGATCGCCACGCTGAGCACGCAGGTCGGCATCCTGTTGCCGATCGGGCTCGAGCTGCCCGTGCCTTCGGGCGCGGCCATCATCCTCACGGCCGGCGCGCTGTTCGCGCTCGCGGCCCTGGTTCGGGGCTTCACGCCCGCCCTCAAAGGACACGCCGGATGA
- a CDS encoding metal ABC transporter ATP-binding protein codes for MKAAGGPAIAFERVALTLGRTDILRDVGLRVAAGGVHALVGPNGGGKSSLFKALLGQVPHHGQIALHWPGERPGVVAYVPQALAFDAGLPMTVMDFMGALCQQRPVLMGLSRRWKAPVEAALQQVGMLDKSKRRMGALSGGERQRVLLAQALVPAPDLVLLDEPMSALDEAGMRVFEALLAHWRASRVTVLWIEHDLDAVSRLADHVTGLNRQVLFDGPPASTLTPERVLALFSHRARRDEVAIAEEVTP; via the coding sequence ATGAAGGCAGCCGGCGGTCCCGCCATCGCCTTCGAGCGCGTGGCCCTCACCCTGGGCCGCACCGACATCCTGCGCGATGTCGGACTGCGCGTGGCCGCGGGCGGCGTGCACGCGCTCGTGGGGCCCAACGGGGGCGGCAAGAGCTCGCTGTTCAAGGCCTTGCTGGGCCAGGTGCCGCACCACGGGCAGATCGCGCTGCACTGGCCCGGGGAACGCCCGGGCGTGGTGGCCTACGTGCCCCAGGCCCTGGCCTTCGACGCCGGCCTGCCCATGACGGTGATGGACTTCATGGGTGCCCTGTGCCAGCAGCGGCCGGTGCTCATGGGCCTGTCGCGGCGCTGGAAGGCGCCCGTGGAGGCCGCGCTGCAGCAGGTGGGCATGCTCGACAAATCGAAGCGCCGCATGGGCGCGCTGTCGGGCGGCGAGCGCCAGCGCGTGCTGCTCGCGCAGGCGCTCGTGCCCGCGCCCGACCTGGTCCTGCTCGACGAGCCCATGTCGGCCCTCGACGAGGCCGGCATGCGCGTGTTCGAAGCCCTGCTGGCGCACTGGCGCGCCAGCCGCGTCACCGTGCTCTGGATCGAGCACGACCTGGACGCCGTCTCGCGCCTGGCCGACCACGTGACCGGTCTGAACCGCCAGGTGCTGTTCGATGGCCCGCCCGCGTCCACGCTCACGCCCGAGCGCGTGCTCGCGCTGTTCTCGCACCGCGCGCGCCGCGACGAGGTTGCGATCGCCGAAGAGGTGACGCCATGA